In the Candidatus Fusobacterium pullicola genome, one interval contains:
- the pbpC gene encoding penicillin-binding protein 1C translates to MRFLKFLPILFIIPILFLINIYRDFDIEEMRKKLEGRYSQVVLDSKGEIIGAYLNSDEQWQIKGEGEIPKRLKLAVINYEDRDFYSHGGVDYLAIIRALKVNLSQGKRVGASTITMQGIKLYKRRERTYLSKLAEIVESYKLENNLSKDEILQLYLNNAPYGGNIVGYETASQLFFGKGAKNLTWAEGATLAVLPNSPGLISIEKNRKKLLEKRDNLLKKMYERGVIDEKQYRLALKEELPKERRYFNFLAPHLTRRLIGESDKRIIKSTIDSELQRKIEGIVKEYGEYLNNRGIKNSSVIVVDNKTGEVKSYIGSQDFYDFKRNGQVDGVKAKRSVGSVLKPFLYALSIDDGLISPKSKLLDVPLYFSNFNPQNANKKYYGLIEAQEALKKSLNIPFVKLLDEYGEDRFFYFLKDILNFPERDYSNYGLSLILGTKEMSVEDIAKLYYGLANYGEFRGLKYLVNEEMKESRNLISKGASYLTVEAMQGVQRYGADNLYLGRDGIAWKTGTSYGQRDAWASGISPRWTVVVWCGNFTGEGNRNLSGVVTAGQLLFKIFKVLPDKNLEFEKPIDEFKRIKIDKETGYRLKYDVPYEEIDYPKKAKSLKVSPYYKKLYVDSEGKEIDSRDEEFYQSNEEVILSYPIELLDYMARESIDISDENSERIQIIYPLNSLKIFLPKDFEGRKKLIVKVANPKNRNIYWYHNGKYIFSGRELEKAFDFLQGEHRLTLISESGEIAEVKFTILRGK, encoded by the coding sequence ATGAGATTTTTAAAATTTCTTCCCATACTCTTTATCATACCAATCCTATTTCTGATAAATATCTACAGAGATTTTGATATAGAGGAGATGAGGAAAAAATTAGAGGGAAGATATAGCCAAGTTGTATTGGATAGTAAAGGTGAGATAATAGGTGCATATCTAAATAGTGATGAGCAGTGGCAGATTAAAGGAGAGGGAGAAATTCCCAAAAGATTAAAATTAGCTGTGATAAACTATGAGGATAGAGATTTTTATTCACATGGTGGGGTAGATTATCTAGCTATAATAAGAGCTTTGAAAGTAAATTTGAGTCAAGGTAAGAGAGTTGGAGCCAGTACAATAACTATGCAGGGGATAAAACTCTATAAAAGAAGAGAGAGGACGTATCTAAGTAAGTTAGCTGAGATAGTAGAGAGCTATAAATTGGAAAATAATCTTTCTAAAGATGAGATACTACAGCTATATCTAAACAACGCTCCATATGGTGGAAATATAGTGGGATATGAAACAGCCTCACAACTATTTTTTGGTAAAGGAGCAAAAAATCTTACTTGGGCAGAGGGGGCGACCCTTGCTGTCCTTCCTAATTCTCCAGGACTAATATCCATAGAGAAAAATAGAAAGAAACTCTTAGAAAAAAGGGATAATCTTCTGAAAAAGATGTATGAAAGAGGGGTAATTGATGAAAAGCAGTATAGATTAGCCCTTAAAGAAGAGTTACCTAAAGAGAGAAGATATTTTAACTTTCTAGCCCCACACCTAACTAGAAGATTGATAGGAGAGAGTGATAAGAGAATAATAAAAAGTACCATAGATAGTGAGTTACAAAGAAAAATAGAGGGAATAGTAAAAGAATATGGAGAGTACTTAAATAACAGAGGGATAAAAAATAGCTCGGTAATAGTAGTTGATAATAAAACTGGGGAGGTAAAAAGCTATATAGGTTCTCAAGATTTTTATGATTTTAAGAGAAATGGGCAGGTAGATGGAGTTAAGGCTAAGAGGTCAGTGGGCTCTGTATTAAAACCATTTCTCTATGCTCTTTCAATAGATGATGGCTTAATATCTCCAAAATCAAAACTTTTAGATGTACCACTCTATTTCTCAAATTTTAATCCTCAAAATGCAAATAAAAAATATTATGGTCTTATCGAGGCTCAAGAGGCTTTAAAAAAATCTCTAAATATTCCCTTTGTAAAACTTTTAGACGAGTATGGAGAGGATAGATTTTTTTATTTCTTAAAGGATATATTAAATTTTCCAGAGAGAGATTACTCAAATTATGGTTTATCTCTAATCCTAGGAACTAAGGAGATGAGTGTAGAGGATATAGCAAAGCTCTATTATGGATTAGCTAACTATGGAGAGTTCAGAGGGTTAAAATATCTAGTGAATGAGGAGATGAAAGAATCTAGAAACTTAATATCTAAAGGAGCTAGTTATTTAACAGTTGAAGCTATGCAAGGAGTACAGAGATATGGAGCTGATAATCTTTATTTGGGAAGAGATGGTATAGCGTGGAAGACAGGAACTAGCTATGGGCAGAGAGATGCTTGGGCTAGTGGGATATCTCCACGATGGACAGTGGTAGTTTGGTGTGGAAATTTTACTGGAGAGGGGAATAGAAACCTCTCTGGAGTTGTTACTGCAGGGCAACTACTTTTCAAAATTTTTAAGGTTCTTCCAGATAAAAATTTGGAGTTTGAAAAACCTATAGATGAGTTTAAAAGAATAAAAATAGATAAAGAGACAGGTTATAGACTTAAATATGATGTTCCTTACGAGGAGATAGATTACCCTAAAAAAGCTAAGAGTTTAAAAGTATCACCATATTATAAAAAGCTCTATGTAGATTCAGAGGGAAAAGAGATTGATTCTAGAGATGAAGAGTTTTACCAAAGTAATGAAGAGGTAATACTTAGTTATCCTATAGAATTACTGGACTATATGGCTAGAGAGAGTATAGATATATCTGATGAAAATAGTGAAAGAATACAGATAATATACCCTTTAAATAGTTTAAAGATATTTCTTCCAAAGGATTTTGAGGGAAGAAAAAAATTGATTGTTAAAGTTGCTAATCCTAAGAACAGAAATATATACTGGTACCACAATGGGAAGTATATATTCAGTGGAAGAGAATTAGAGAAAGCTTTTGATTTTTTACAGGGTGAGCACAGATTGACTCTCATATCTGAAAGTGGAGAGATAGCCGAGGTAAAATTTACTATCTTAAGAGGAAAATAG
- a CDS encoding ABC transporter permease — MIEFFIAKKHIVERKKQSLISVVGITIGVVVLMVSIGIANGLDKNMINSILSVTSHIMVSNGEKISNYTDIKEKIEGIEGVKGAVPSISTQGIFKYNGIYGGYVSGVKIEGYDLESAKKAMDLNKKIVAGTISPNKINGILIGKELFNSIGAQIGDKVSIISSENKEIKFEIEGVFQSGYYDYDINMVILPLKSVQYLTYGEDIASKIDVTLYNPYKASEISNKIMEKTGIYSRTWGEMNRNLLSALSLEKTVMIMVFSLIVVIAGFVVWVTLNMLVREKIKDIGIMRAMGFSKKNIMKIFLIQGMVLGAIGITIGTIISLSFLWYIKNNTLDFITSIYYITKIPVEISTKEIFIIIGANFGIIFLSSVFPAYRGAKMETVEALRHE, encoded by the coding sequence ATGATAGAGTTCTTTATAGCGAAGAAGCATATAGTTGAAAGAAAAAAGCAGAGCCTAATCTCAGTAGTTGGAATAACAATAGGAGTAGTTGTTTTGATGGTATCTATTGGGATAGCTAATGGTTTGGATAAAAATATGATAAATAGTATACTCTCTGTAACCAGTCATATAATGGTATCTAATGGTGAGAAAATATCTAACTATACTGATATCAAGGAGAAGATAGAGGGGATAGAGGGAGTAAAGGGAGCTGTCCCAAGTATATCTACTCAAGGTATATTCAAATATAATGGAATATATGGTGGTTATGTTTCAGGGGTAAAGATAGAGGGTTACGACTTGGAAAGTGCTAAAAAAGCTATGGACTTGAATAAAAAGATAGTAGCTGGAACTATTTCTCCAAATAAGATAAATGGTATCCTAATAGGTAAGGAGCTCTTTAATTCAATAGGAGCACAGATAGGGGATAAGGTGAGTATAATATCCTCTGAAAATAAGGAGATAAAGTTTGAGATAGAGGGAGTATTCCAAAGTGGATATTATGACTATGATATAAATATGGTAATTCTTCCTCTGAAATCTGTACAATATTTAACATATGGTGAGGATATAGCTTCTAAGATAGATGTTACCCTTTATAATCCATATAAGGCTTCAGAAATTTCTAATAAGATAATGGAGAAAACTGGGATATATTCAAGAACATGGGGAGAGATGAATAGAAATCTTCTATCAGCTCTTTCCCTAGAAAAGACAGTGATGATAATGGTATTTTCACTGATAGTAGTCATAGCTGGATTTGTTGTATGGGTAACTCTTAATATGTTGGTGAGAGAGAAGATAAAAGATATTGGAATAATGAGAGCTATGGGATTTTCTAAAAAAAATATTATGAAAATATTTTTGATACAGGGAATGGTATTGGGAGCTATAGGTATAACAATTGGAACGATTATATCCCTATCATTTTTATGGTATATAAAAAATAATACACTGGATTTTATTACTTCGATATACTATATTACAAAGATACCAGTGGAGATATCTACGAAGGAGATATTTATAATAATAGGAGCGAACTTTGGAATAATATTCCTATCTAGTGTATTCCCAGCATATAGGGGAGCAAAAATGGAAACTGTGGAGGCTCTAAGACATGAGTAA
- a CDS encoding ABC transporter ATP-binding protein: MSKEILKLENVEKKYSGGVEELHIINDLTFSVEEEEFISILGRSGSGKSTLLNIMGLLDKVDGGKISIDGQEVDRLSEEERDRLKNQMIGFVFQFHYLLPEFTALENVMLPALLNNFSKRAEVEKRAKELLDKVGLSARENHKPSQLSGGEKQRVAIARALINSPKILLADEPTGNLDEETSEMIFKILKDINKNEKQTIIVVTHSKDLAEISDKQLYLKKGILVEE, translated from the coding sequence ATGAGTAAAGAGATTTTAAAATTAGAAAATGTGGAGAAAAAATATAGTGGTGGAGTAGAGGAGCTACACATAATAAATGATTTGACATTTTCAGTAGAAGAGGAAGAGTTTATATCAATACTTGGACGTTCTGGTTCTGGTAAATCTACTCTTTTGAATATTATGGGACTACTTGATAAGGTTGATGGAGGAAAGATATCTATTGATGGTCAAGAGGTTGATAGATTGAGTGAAGAGGAGAGAGATAGGCTAAAAAATCAGATGATAGGTTTTGTTTTCCAATTTCACTATCTACTCCCTGAATTTACGGCTTTAGAAAATGTTATGTTACCAGCTCTTTTAAATAATTTTTCTAAGAGGGCAGAGGTAGAAAAGAGAGCTAAGGAGTTACTTGATAAAGTTGGATTATCAGCAAGAGAGAATCATAAGCCATCACAACTTTCAGGTGGAGAGAAGCAAAGGGTCGCGATAGCTAGGGCTCTAATTAATTCTCCAAAAATTTTATTAGCAGATGAGCCAACTGGAAATCTTGATGAGGAAACAAGTGAGATGATATTTAAAATTTTGAAGGATATCAATAAAAATGAGAAACAGACTATAATTGTTGTAACTCACTCTAAGGATTTAGCTGAGATTTCAGATAAACAACTATATTTAAAGAAGGGTATCTTGGTTGAGGAATAA
- the raiA gene encoding ribosome-associated translation inhibitor RaiA — MKMTIHGKQLVITEAIKNYAETKLGKVEKYHDGIIELAINLSALKLKTGNCHTAEVLAYLGGSTVKASCTDADLYAAIDGVADILEGQLKKHKDKIRTAVQSREPMIRKVKYNPETNTVEKEAAVNVVKVYLPPKPMDVEEAILQLEILNKTFFPFTNAETGEMNVVYKRKDGDYGHIAPAKK; from the coding sequence ATGAAAATGACTATCCATGGTAAACAATTAGTTATTACAGAGGCAATAAAAAATTACGCGGAAACTAAATTAGGAAAGGTTGAAAAGTATCACGACGGTATAATAGAGCTAGCTATTAATTTATCAGCATTAAAATTAAAAACTGGTAATTGTCATACAGCAGAAGTGTTAGCTTACTTAGGAGGAAGCACAGTTAAAGCTTCTTGTACTGATGCAGATCTATATGCAGCTATCGATGGAGTTGCAGATATACTAGAAGGACAACTAAAAAAACACAAAGATAAAATAAGAACAGCGGTTCAATCAAGAGAACCAATGATTAGAAAGGTAAAATATAATCCAGAAACAAATACAGTAGAAAAAGAAGCTGCTGTAAATGTGGTAAAGGTATATTTACCACCAAAACCAATGGATGTAGAGGAAGCAATACTTCAATTAGAAATTTTAAATAAAACTTTCTTCCCATTCACAAATGCAGAAACTGGAGAAATGAACGTAGTTTATAAGAGAAAAGATGGAGACTATGGACATATAGCACCAGCAAAAAAATAG
- a CDS encoding leucyl aminopeptidase, whose amino-acid sequence MRVINKIEKAYDRNLILIFEGDKEFCEYISEDGKKLIATMIEKEEFTGKKGETLSVNFLQNGKLISMDILGFGKKEECSENIFREVLFKYLSGKSGAILISSNREELNRADLICEIVGNINYSFDEFKEKKSNKVDVEFFSSEAIDITESLILNEATDITRNLVDLPANIINPITLSERVIELGKEFGFEVEIFDDEKIQKLGMNLLYSVGKASATKPRLIVMRYFGDRESEDIMGLVGKGLTYDTGGLCIKPADSMMNMKDDMTGGATVIGTMCAIAKNTLKKNVVAVVPACENAINGNSYRPGDIIQSMNGKYVEIINTDAEGRLALADAITYIVRDEKVSEIIDVATLTGAMMVALGTFITGVFSNRDEVYSLLEKSCNKYGERVWRMPLNEEFAEELKSEVADLKHMGNRWGGAISAAKFLEIFAEGTPWTHMDIAGTAYNNSTKWYKKGASGVHVKGLYEYCKNR is encoded by the coding sequence ATGAGAGTAATAAATAAAATAGAAAAAGCTTATGATAGAAATCTTATCTTAATATTTGAAGGAGATAAGGAGTTCTGTGAATATATATCAGAAGATGGGAAAAAATTAATAGCTACTATGATAGAGAAAGAGGAGTTTACTGGGAAAAAGGGAGAGACTCTATCTGTAAACTTTTTACAAAATGGTAAATTAATATCTATGGATATATTAGGATTTGGAAAAAAAGAAGAGTGTAGTGAAAATATTTTTAGAGAGGTACTATTTAAATATCTTTCTGGAAAGAGTGGAGCTATACTGATTTCAAGCAATAGAGAGGAGTTAAATAGAGCAGACTTAATTTGTGAGATAGTTGGAAATATAAATTACTCATTTGATGAGTTTAAAGAGAAAAAATCAAATAAGGTAGATGTAGAGTTCTTCTCTAGTGAGGCTATAGATATCACAGAGAGTCTAATTTTAAATGAGGCTACTGATATAACAAGAAATTTAGTGGATTTACCAGCTAATATTATCAATCCAATAACTTTATCAGAGAGGGTTATAGAGTTAGGAAAAGAGTTTGGATTTGAAGTGGAGATTTTTGATGATGAAAAAATTCAAAAATTAGGTATGAATCTTTTATACAGTGTGGGAAAGGCTTCAGCTACTAAACCAAGACTTATTGTAATGAGATATTTTGGTGATAGAGAATCTGAAGATATAATGGGATTAGTAGGAAAAGGGTTAACTTATGACACAGGTGGACTTTGTATAAAACCAGCAGATTCTATGATGAATATGAAAGATGATATGACAGGTGGGGCTACTGTAATAGGAACTATGTGTGCTATTGCTAAAAACACTCTTAAAAAGAATGTTGTAGCTGTTGTTCCAGCTTGTGAAAATGCTATCAATGGAAACTCATATAGACCTGGAGATATTATTCAATCTATGAATGGAAAATATGTGGAGATAATAAATACTGATGCTGAGGGAAGACTTGCTCTGGCAGATGCTATCACATACATAGTTAGAGATGAAAAGGTATCTGAAATAATAGATGTGGCTACACTTACAGGAGCTATGATGGTAGCTTTAGGAACATTTATAACAGGAGTATTCTCTAATAGAGATGAGGTTTACTCTCTTTTAGAAAAATCTTGTAATAAATATGGAGAAAGAGTTTGGAGAATGCCGTTAAATGAAGAGTTTGCTGAGGAATTAAAATCTGAAGTAGCAGATTTGAAACATATGGGTAATAGATGGGGTGGAGCTATATCAGCAGCTAAGTTTCTAGAAATATTTGCTGAAGGGACACCATGGACACATATGGATATAGCTGGAACAGCTTATAACAACTCTACTAAGTGGTATAAAAAAGGTGCTTCTGGAGTACACGTAAAAGGACTTTATGAGTATTGTAAAAATAGATAA
- a CDS encoding Ykof family thiamine-binding protein produces MGLKDCLWCIGGASKGVAGARFSLYPMSDNFVEIILGGLEKTDTSKVWKQTDKLSTCVRGKRVHIFDVVKGIFVNAYRDDVHMALEATFSKGCPGDTDADSFMEVDDKKLNEKNIKDKNFNVVSKISFYPMGEEDYMEHIAKVVMIAKERGIFARSSHYVSILEGDVHKVFDTLEEIFQYGEENLSHYILQVTISVNSPTKE; encoded by the coding sequence ATGGGATTAAAAGATTGCTTATGGTGTATTGGGGGAGCAAGTAAGGGAGTAGCAGGAGCTAGATTCTCACTCTACCCAATGAGTGATAACTTTGTTGAGATTATACTAGGAGGACTTGAAAAGACAGATACAAGTAAAGTTTGGAAACAAACTGATAAGCTGAGTACCTGTGTAAGAGGTAAGAGGGTACATATCTTCGATGTGGTAAAAGGTATTTTTGTAAATGCTTATAGAGATGATGTACACATGGCTTTAGAAGCTACTTTTTCCAAAGGATGTCCAGGGGATACAGATGCTGACTCATTTATGGAAGTAGATGATAAAAAGTTAAATGAGAAAAATATAAAGGATAAAAATTTTAATGTAGTAAGTAAAATATCTTTTTATCCAATGGGAGAAGAGGATTATATGGAGCATATAGCTAAGGTAGTAATGATTGCTAAAGAGAGAGGTATCTTTGCTAGAAGTTCTCACTATGTTTCCATATTAGAGGGAGATGTTCATAAAGTATTTGATACATTGGAAGAGATTTTTCAATATGGCGAGGAAAATTTATCACACTATATTTTACAAGTAACTATTTCAGTAAATAGTCCAACAAAGGAGTAA
- a CDS encoding ECF transporter S component: protein MFNWKLKDVIMVCIFSVVFSFIYLWAVYLANFMATLLAPFGLAPYAYEVVFGVWFMASTFVPYIIQRAGVATISEVLSAVIEVIMGNMFGPIVILSGIIQGLGPELVFARGKYKDFSMRSMCTAAIFACIFSFIWGFVRGGYTKFTPMYILGMFIVRVISSILFAGVISKLLAEKLAKTGALSGYKLGQEEIDE, encoded by the coding sequence ATGTTTAATTGGAAATTAAAAGATGTTATAATGGTTTGTATTTTTTCTGTGGTTTTTTCATTTATATATTTATGGGCTGTATATTTAGCTAATTTTATGGCTACATTATTAGCTCCCTTTGGACTTGCCCCATATGCTTATGAGGTAGTTTTTGGAGTATGGTTTATGGCTTCTACATTTGTACCATATATAATTCAAAGAGCTGGAGTGGCTACTATTTCTGAGGTTTTATCAGCAGTAATTGAAGTGATAATGGGGAATATGTTTGGACCAATAGTTATTTTATCAGGAATAATTCAGGGATTGGGACCAGAACTTGTATTTGCTAGGGGAAAGTATAAAGATTTCTCGATGAGAAGTATGTGTACAGCAGCTATTTTTGCTTGTATTTTTAGTTTTATATGGGGATTTGTAAGAGGTGGATATACAAAATTTACCCCAATGTATATATTAGGAATGTTTATTGTGAGAGTTATAAGTTCAATATTATTTGCAGGGGTTATATCAAAACTATTAGCTGAAAAATTAGCAAAAACAGGAGCTTTAAGTGGATATAAACTTGGACAGGAAGAGATAGATGAGTAA